A single Anopheles maculipalpis chromosome 3RL, idAnoMacuDA_375_x, whole genome shotgun sequence DNA region contains:
- the LOC126561488 gene encoding uncharacterized protein LOC126561488, protein MESMEYEEARNMTLLFFLERLLDRGEPRTLHDLSCQFGARGFTKEMRQIAGGSQSGLKKFLAQYPALFEINGDFVHINSYQSSSPDDSSVSGKRDYIKEAKDYFKHKLLQYGKGTEVPIRSLLGHRSQASPQVRHISGQHIREFTEFLLKHPDTFQVIDNENVVLVGCEDEEEVPASERLHLPNSTIDTQATQQLLDSFAQVIEIKGPILVDQLFHMVTSNFPQEQWFHMFKNPSDLKTFLKLFSDCFHIQSNLVTLLQKPKLSDAHIRQAQDKLNLSNSTFGSSSTHSSYSLSNMTGTSAGSPQNSLQTFGGSGSIGGFGSANGSSNTSRTASPKNMIGDFKLNEPVSVGLVGGNAGAVNNVASLAANSKSEPNSGFDSLLITNDFKMESLCPRNCPTVTSYAKASLVPPKGSTNDAGTNTTVSSGGNAVEVTNNGRSTGVNERIANHQQTQQQPAQQQQTAGAPNPKNQTLKQRINSLVIKTLAENLEKDKHSMSAIQTTTQQQQSIGSTGTGTAGAGGNAGGQSGAMSPTPPATAGGNPVHSNNYFIGDTWKIKVLQNTRVISTVKESLFVTNAILKSALEEQAIVSFDCEGINLGVRGQITMVQLGTTRGEAFIFDIATCPDMVVEGGLKEILESEKVIKVIHDCRNDSVNLFNQFQILLRNVFDTQSAHAVLQFQDQGKQVYKVKNVSLNTLCEMYNATVNPMKDQLKNVYRRDQKYWARRPLTRDMLLYAAGDVLILINEQLYLNMATSIRPEYRELLSELCTEQILMLIRPVDVKMRKKQRKVRSEIQDLKVKLKSASKNIVLSNREIRLLRYMDLTEEEKEKLRVSYKVAKKLDKLENYDRDRCDQSDSDDECDVTEQDYQSMDSVPSDNSLPGTGTGTAGSGTFSPKNSEPPSLTESMQLMDEILSNTTMDRMAKIDKLEAILSAATLLPNDQSFADTMSSFNANTIVVTNDNILQPAKEKDAINKGRVSTKPSSKIAARLQHSITPPPPLASSGLGAYHHQHHNQPPQQPVLPPKEMKEAACQTLSTGDIVITKIFFKEDQDKKQAAQSDKTVAAELLKKNGTTVAATAGTGGELLMNASSPQPQAQSA, encoded by the exons GATTGAAGAAATTTCTCGCCCAATATCCGGCCCTGTTCGAGATTAATGGTGATTTTGTGCACATCAACTCGTACCAATCGAGCAGCCCGGACGATTCGTCCGTATCGGGCAAGCGGGACTACATCAAGGAGGCGAAAGATTACTTCAAACACAAGCTGCTACAGTACGGTAAAGGGACGGAAGTTCCAATCCGCAGTTTGCTGGGCCACCGGAGTCAAGCATCGCCCCAGGTTCGCCACATCTCCGGTCAGCATATACGCGAGTTTACCGAGTTTCTGCTGAAGCATCCGGACACGTTCCAGGTGATCGATAACGAGAATGTGGTGCTGGTTGGATGTGAAGACGAGGAGGAAGTGCCAGCCTCGGAACGTTTGCATCTACCAAACTCGACAATCGATACACAGGCCACGCAACAGTTGCTCGATTCGTTTGCACAGGTGATCGAAATCAAGGGCCCGATTCTGGTAGATCAGCTGTTCCACATGGTCACATCGAACTTCCCCCAGGAGCAGTGGTTCCACATGTTTAAGAATCCGAGCGATCTTAAGACGTTTCTGAAGCTGTTTTCCGATTGCTTTCACATCCAATCGAATCTAGTCACGCTGCTACAGAAACCGAAGCTTTCGGATGCACACATCCGACAGGCGCAGGATAAGCTCAACCTCTCCAACAGCACGttcggtagcagcagcacgcaTAGTAGTTATAGCTTAAGTAACATGACCGGCACGTCAGCCGGCAGCCCCCAGAACAGTCTGCAAACGTTCGGTGGCAGCGGTAGCATCGGTGGGTTTGGCAGTGCGAACGGTAGCAGCAACACGAGCCGGACAGCTTCACCCAAAAACATGATCGGAGATTTCAAGCTGAACGAACCGGTTTCGGTGGGGCTGGTCGGTGGGAATGCGGGTGCGGTCAACAATGTGGCATCGCTTGCGGCCAACAGTAAGAGTGAACCCAACAGTGGGTTTGACAGTTTGCTCATAACGAACGATTTCAAGATGGAAAGTTTGTGCCCTCGGAACTGTCCAACGGTGACGAGTTATGCAAAGGCATCGCTGGTACCTCCCAAAGGAAGTACGAACGATGCGGGCACCAACACAACGGTATCGTCCGGTGGGAATGCGGTGGAGGTGACGAATAATGGACGAAGCACTGGTGTGAACGAGAGGATCGCTAACCACCAACAGACACAGCAACAAccggcacagcagcagcaaacggcCGGCGCTCCAAATCCTAAGAATCAAACACTCAAACAACGAATCAACAGTCTCGTGATTAAAACACTTGCCGAAAATCTGGAAAAGGACAAACACTCGATGAGTGCGATACAGACGAcgacacagcagcagcagtcgatTGGCTCAACGGGTACGGGAACGGCGGGTGCTGGCGGTAACGCGGGAGGACAATCAGGTGCGATGTCACCAACTCCACCAGCAACGGCAGGTGGAAATCCGGTCCATTCGAACAACTATTTCATCGGTGACACGTGGAAGATCAAGGTGCTGCAGAATACGCGCGTAATCTCCACCGTCAAGGAGTCACTGTTCGTCACGAATGCCATCCTGAAGTCGGCCCTCGAAGAGCAGGCGATAGTATCGTTCGACTGCGAGGGCATTAATCTGGGCGTTCGAGGACAAATCACCATGGTGCAGCTTGGTACGACGCGTGGCGAAGCGTTCATCTTTGACATTGCCACCTGTCCGGATATGGTGGTCGAGGGTGGTCTGAAGGAGATACTGGAGTCGGAAAAGGTGATCAAGGTGATACACGACTGTCGGAACGATTCGGTCAATCTGTTCAATCAGTTCCAAATTCTGCTCCGAAACGTCTTCGATACTCAG TCGGCGCACGCTGTGCTACAGTTCCAGGACCAGGGCAAGCAGGTGTACAAGGTGAAGAATGTGTCCCTCAATACGTTATGCGAGATGTATAATGCGACCGTGAATCCGATGAAGGATCAGCTGAAGAACGTTTATCGGCGTGACCAGAAGTACTGGGCACGGAGGCCATTGACCAGGGATATGCTGCTGTACGCTGCCGGAGACGTGCTGATACTGATCAACGAACAGCTGTACCTCAACATGGCAAC ATCCATCAGGCCAGAATATCGCGAGCTGCTGTCGGAGCTGTGTACTGAGcagattttaatgctaatCCGCCCAGTGGACGTAAAAATGCGCAAGAAGCAGCGTAAGGTACGGTCGGAAATACAGGACCTGAAGGTGAAGCTGAAATCGGCCAGCAAAAACATCGTCCTAAGCAACAGAGAAATCCGACTGTTGAG GTACATGGATCTAACGgaagaggaaaaggaaaagctacGGGTGTCGTACAAGGTGGCAAAGAAGCTGGACAAGCTGGAGAACTACGATCGAGATCGGTGCGATCAGAGCGATTCGGATGATGAGTGTGATGTTACGGAGCAGGATTACCAAAGCATGGACAGTGTACCGTCGGACAATTCGTTGCCGGGTACGGGGACGGGTACGGCTGGCAGTGGCACATTCTCACCGAAGAACTCGGAACCGCCCAGCCTGACGGAATCGATGCAGCTGATGGATGAAATCCTTTCCAACACGACAATGGATCGCATGGCAAAGATTGATAAGCTGGAAGCGATCCTGTCTGCCGCCACACTGCTGCCAAACGATCAG TCCTTTGCTGACACAATGTCCAGCTTCAATGCCAATACGATCGTAGTTACTAACGACAATATTCTACAGCCTGCAAAGGAAAAGGACGCCATCAATAAAGG cCGTGTGAGCACCAAACCAAGCTCGAAAATCGCCGCACGCCTTCAACACTCGATCactccaccgccaccactaGCATCGTCCGGTTTGGGTGCGTaccatcaccaacaccacaaCCAACCGCCACAGCAACCGGTGTTGCCGCCGAAGGAAATGAAGGAAGCAGCCTGCCAGACGCTCAGCACGGGTGACATTGTGATTACGAAGATATTCTTCAAGGAGGACCAAGACAAGAAACAAGCCGCTCAATCAGACAAAACGGTGGCAGCCGAATTGCTCAAGAAGAACGGTACGACGGTGGCTGCTACTGCCGGTACCGGTGGCGAGCTACTGATGAACGCATCCAGCCCGCAACCGCAGGCTCAAAGTGCTTAA